A stretch of the Sphingosinithalassobacter tenebrarum genome encodes the following:
- the ada gene encoding bifunctional DNA-binding transcriptional regulator/O6-methylguanine-DNA methyltransferase Ada, producing the protein MSIAFDPDQAWAAFEARDRSWDGRVFIAVTTTGIYCRPSCPARRPKRENVRLFPDVRSAEAAGFRACMRCKPDDVARDGVAVARAVAMIENAEAPLSLEALARAVGYAPHHFHRLFKRATGVTPAAYARALRARRMDDALEKETRVTDAIYEAGYSAPSRFYESAGDRLGMTPSAWKRGGAGVTIRWTIADTTLGRLFVAATDKGLCRVSFDEDSLALTKRFPNAEIVPGGAALADLAARVVAEVETPGRYTDLPVDVQGTAFQEAVWQALRAIPPGETRSYAQIAAAVGRPGAVRAAGTACGANNVAIAIPCHRVQRGDGTMGGYAYGVERKRVLRRREGVED; encoded by the coding sequence ATGAGCATCGCTTTCGATCCCGATCAGGCCTGGGCCGCTTTCGAAGCCCGTGACCGCAGCTGGGACGGCCGCGTCTTCATCGCAGTGACGACGACCGGCATATATTGTCGGCCAAGCTGCCCGGCGCGCCGGCCGAAGCGCGAGAATGTTCGCCTGTTTCCCGATGTCCGGTCGGCGGAGGCGGCGGGCTTTCGCGCCTGCATGCGCTGCAAGCCCGACGATGTCGCGCGGGACGGCGTCGCGGTGGCGCGGGCGGTTGCGATGATCGAGAATGCCGAAGCACCACTGTCGCTGGAGGCGCTGGCACGCGCCGTCGGCTATGCGCCCCATCATTTCCATCGCCTGTTCAAGCGCGCGACGGGGGTCACGCCCGCTGCCTATGCCCGCGCGTTGCGAGCGCGGCGAATGGACGACGCGCTGGAAAAGGAGACGCGTGTGACCGATGCGATCTACGAAGCCGGCTATTCGGCGCCCAGCCGCTTCTACGAAAGCGCCGGCGACCGGCTGGGTATGACGCCGAGTGCGTGGAAGCGGGGTGGAGCGGGAGTCACCATCCGTTGGACGATCGCCGATACCACGCTTGGCAGGCTGTTCGTCGCGGCGACCGACAAGGGGTTGTGCCGCGTTTCGTTCGACGAGGATTCGCTGGCGCTGACGAAGCGTTTTCCCAATGCGGAGATCGTCCCCGGGGGCGCGGCGCTTGCCGATCTCGCCGCGCGCGTTGTCGCCGAAGTCGAAACGCCGGGACGCTACACCGACTTGCCGGTCGACGTGCAGGGTACGGCGTTTCAGGAAGCGGTCTGGCAGGCGCTGCGCGCTATCCCCCCGGGCGAAACGCGCAGCTATGCGCAGATCGCCGCCGCGGTCGGCCGGCCGGGCGCGGTGCGCGCAGCGGGGACGGCATGCGGCGCCAACAATGTCGCGATCGCCATCCCCTGCCACCGCGTCCAGCGCGGCGACGGGACGATGGGCGGCTATGCCTATGGCGTCGAGCGCAAGCGGGTGCTGCGCAGGCGCGAAGGCGTGGAGGACTGA
- a CDS encoding alpha/beta hydrolase: protein MLRHLLTLAAAFASAAPAIAQEAVPAAQDTAAGIAVTLSPELGEHRSGRLLVFAQRVEPGAEPQDAVDTSPFNPTGTAIAAREISDLSPGAPALVGASTDSFPTSFTDLPSGTYRFQAVLDRNHDYNYGGRGAGDYVSPVVEATLPGPMPALTLSRELPATGLADWLARMPEAERAKMEARLAALEPVDFESSALTAFWGRATHIRGWIALPPGYDPDAAATYPTVYSTGGFGSTLDSARLRAAQMAGMMAEGETPPMIWVYLDESSPTGTHEFADSVNNGPWGHALTEELIPALESEYRMDARPNGRFLTGHSSGGWATLWLQVRYPEIFGGTWPTAPDPSDFHDFTNIDLYADGANAYVGDDGEPLPLVRNQGEVVATLRQFGEMEAALGAYGGQFASFEWVFSPKGPDGRPMPLFDRATGEIDPMVARYWIENYDIAHRVRRDWAEIGPALTGKIHLIVGTADTFYLDGPARRLEAVLDELGAEADFRFLPGKTHFDLFARDGDSQALLKDIAREMYAVARPGEDR, encoded by the coding sequence ATGCTGCGCCATCTTCTAACGCTGGCCGCGGCATTCGCCTCGGCCGCCCCGGCCATTGCCCAGGAAGCCGTACCGGCTGCGCAGGACACGGCGGCCGGAATCGCAGTCACCCTGTCCCCCGAACTGGGCGAGCATCGCTCGGGACGACTGCTCGTCTTCGCACAGCGGGTCGAACCCGGGGCCGAGCCGCAGGATGCCGTTGACACCTCGCCGTTCAACCCCACCGGCACCGCAATCGCGGCGCGCGAAATTTCCGATCTGTCGCCGGGCGCCCCGGCGCTCGTCGGCGCGAGCACCGACAGCTTCCCGACCAGCTTCACCGACCTGCCGTCGGGCACCTATCGCTTTCAGGCAGTTCTCGATCGCAACCACGACTATAATTACGGCGGCCGCGGCGCAGGCGACTATGTCTCGCCGGTCGTCGAAGCGACGCTGCCCGGCCCGATGCCCGCGCTGACGCTGTCGCGCGAATTGCCCGCGACCGGCCTTGCCGACTGGCTGGCGCGCATGCCCGAGGCCGAACGCGCGAAAATGGAGGCCAGGCTCGCCGCGCTCGAGCCGGTCGATTTCGAAAGCAGCGCGCTGACGGCCTTCTGGGGCCGCGCGACGCATATTCGCGGATGGATCGCGCTGCCGCCGGGATATGACCCGGACGCGGCCGCCACCTACCCCACCGTTTATTCGACCGGGGGATTCGGCAGCACGCTCGATTCCGCCAGGCTACGTGCCGCGCAGATGGCGGGCATGATGGCCGAGGGCGAGACGCCGCCAATGATCTGGGTCTATCTCGATGAAAGCAGCCCCACCGGCACGCATGAATTCGCCGATTCAGTGAATAACGGCCCCTGGGGCCATGCGCTTACCGAGGAACTGATCCCGGCGCTCGAATCGGAATATCGCATGGACGCGCGGCCGAACGGCCGCTTCCTAACCGGGCACAGCTCGGGCGGCTGGGCGACGCTGTGGCTGCAGGTGCGCTATCCCGAAATTTTCGGCGGCACCTGGCCGACCGCGCCCGATCCGTCGGACTTTCACGACTTCACCAACATCGATCTCTATGCGGACGGAGCCAATGCCTATGTCGGCGACGACGGCGAGCCGCTGCCGCTGGTGCGCAACCAAGGCGAAGTCGTCGCGACGCTGCGCCAGTTCGGCGAGATGGAGGCAGCGCTCGGCGCCTATGGCGGCCAGTTCGCCTCGTTCGAATGGGTGTTTTCGCCCAAGGGCCCGGATGGCCGCCCGATGCCGCTGTTCGATCGCGCGACCGGCGAAATCGATCCGATGGTCGCGCGCTACTGGATCGAGAATTACGATATCGCCCACCGCGTCCGTCGCGACTGGGCCGAAATCGGCCCGGCGCTCACGGGCAAGATCCATCTGATCGTCGGCACCGCCGACACCTTCTACCTCGATGGGCCGGCGCGACGGCTCGAGGCAGTGCTCGACGAACTCGGCGCCGAAGCCGATTTCCGTTTCCTGCCGGGCAAGACCCATTTCGACCTGTTCGCGCGCGACGGCGATTCGCAGGCGCTGCTCAAGGACATCGCGAGGGAAATGTACGCCGTCGCGCGCCCCGGCGAGGACCGGTAA
- a CDS encoding S1C family serine protease, translating into MTKRLLLLLVLLIGWTAPARADDISASARGVVRVVTIAVVGDEVVGFGHGSGFAVAPNRIVTNAHVVDLAARYPDNVIIGVVPSEGDKSYKGRLIAIDTDRDLALIEFSGVRLPTLTLYNGPVEEGEAMIALGYPGNVDLATARSAMDYITPQAPVRSQGNFAGRRSLQGTSVLLHTASIARGNSGGPLLDRCGRVLGVNSALTLAEEGDSTFGFAISGAELSAFLAAAQQEYSANGVACTTIEESMAADRNATAREQAEAAAREREAAARAEATRREAIAKARLRNEAARENFMAGAAVLLVLGALALGGAGMLLSRGSQREAIWIASGGGVLMIGAAALFLSRPGFDEDSIVPVPSSSEATSSLPATGKMVCRFVADRSRVTVSEIGDVPLEIDRDGCVNGRTQYAEAGEEWERILVPSEEQTVSVLDYDPSTRTYTNTRYLLTQSQMERARQLRAEVQLKQCSTDQAARADLATRQQTIRTALPQEYNEKLVYRCEPVADATPAE; encoded by the coding sequence GTGACCAAGCGGCTGCTGCTCTTGCTGGTGCTGCTGATCGGATGGACCGCCCCGGCGCGCGCCGACGATATTTCGGCGTCGGCGCGCGGCGTGGTGCGGGTCGTGACCATCGCCGTGGTCGGCGACGAAGTGGTCGGTTTCGGGCATGGCAGCGGCTTCGCGGTGGCGCCCAACCGCATCGTCACCAATGCGCATGTCGTCGATCTTGCGGCGCGCTATCCCGACAATGTCATCATCGGCGTGGTGCCGTCGGAAGGCGACAAATCCTACAAGGGGCGGCTGATCGCGATCGACACGGACCGCGACCTTGCCCTGATCGAGTTTTCGGGCGTCCGCCTGCCGACGCTCACCCTCTACAACGGCCCCGTCGAGGAAGGCGAGGCAATGATCGCGCTCGGCTATCCGGGCAATGTCGATCTCGCCACCGCGCGCTCGGCGATGGACTATATCACGCCGCAGGCGCCGGTGCGCTCGCAGGGCAATTTCGCGGGCCGGCGTTCGCTGCAGGGGACCAGCGTGCTGCTGCATACCGCGAGCATCGCCCGCGGCAATTCGGGCGGCCCGCTGCTCGACCGCTGCGGTCGTGTGCTCGGAGTCAATTCGGCGCTGACCCTAGCCGAGGAAGGCGATTCGACATTCGGCTTCGCCATCTCCGGCGCCGAACTGTCTGCCTTTCTCGCCGCGGCGCAGCAGGAATATTCCGCCAATGGCGTCGCCTGCACCACGATCGAGGAAAGCATGGCCGCCGATCGCAACGCCACCGCGCGCGAACAGGCCGAAGCCGCCGCGCGCGAGCGCGAAGCGGCGGCCCGCGCCGAGGCGACCCGGCGCGAAGCGATCGCCAAGGCGCGGCTGCGCAACGAAGCCGCGCGCGAGAATTTCATGGCCGGGGCCGCGGTGCTGCTGGTGCTAGGGGCCCTCGCCCTCGGTGGGGCGGGCATGCTGCTGTCGCGCGGCAGCCAGCGCGAGGCGATCTGGATCGCTTCAGGCGGCGGGGTGCTGATGATCGGCGCCGCCGCGCTGTTCCTCAGCCGCCCCGGCTTCGATGAAGACAGCATCGTTCCGGTTCCCTCCTCCAGCGAAGCGACGTCGTCGCTCCCCGCAACCGGCAAGATGGTCTGCCGCTTCGTCGCCGATCGCAGCCGCGTCACCGTGTCCGAGATCGGCGACGTTCCGCTGGAGATCGATCGCGACGGATGCGTCAACGGCCGCACGCAATATGCCGAGGCGGGCGAGGAATGGGAGCGCATCCTCGTCCCGTCGGAAGAACAGACGGTGTCGGTGCTCGACTACGATCCGTCTACGCGGACCTATACCAACACGCGCTACCTGCTGACCCAGTCGCAAATGGAACGCGCCCGCCAGCTGCGTGCCGAAGTGCAGCTCAAGCAATGTTCGACCGACCAGGCCGCACGCGCCGATCTGGCGACGCGCCAGCAGACGATCCGAACCGCGTTGCCGCAGGAATATAACGAAAAGCTCGTCTATCGTTGCGAGCCTGTCGCCGACGCGACACCAGCCGAATAA
- a CDS encoding tetratricopeptide repeat protein, with translation MRKILTLIAFFLIIPTSAHAQWFRADSDHFVVYAERSQEDTQTFAEELERFDKGVRRLRGLPAGEPGVNRVTVYLMRSSLFRDITSSRSIGGFYHSASNGSVAFLPTTGTGISPQQTLFHEYTHHLFSVAWSNIAIPGWLSEGMAELHATAEVRSDGSMVFGREPSYRTGSLRNLDNDQITAMLTANTEESGVYIYYTAGWLLTHYLTFDPERDGQLSNYIVAINSGQSLEEAAETAFGDTRKFESDLARYRRGTSLPAVAVPAEDIQIGDVTVRPLTPGERATIEWAIRSRSGVDEEEAEEVYAALKPLAETYSGDALAQRAFAEAAFDKGAFDDVIVAADRAIAADPSLGSVYAYKARAMMEAPESYADIDDATWIDIRRVIVAGLQADPDNAELLWLYYRSFAEAGTSPHVIAVQRLYRAFEIQPQYPPLRMATAYQLLTDGKAAEARAVLRPLAFSVHESAATKRARKIVDAIDEGDLDKALATAEEGAEAGPEDEEPTDGEPNSSQVMRTFGQAGLNAAAN, from the coding sequence GTGCGCAAGATACTGACTCTTATAGCGTTTTTTCTGATAATTCCGACATCTGCGCACGCGCAGTGGTTCCGCGCCGACAGCGATCATTTCGTCGTCTATGCGGAACGCTCGCAAGAAGATACGCAGACCTTCGCGGAAGAACTCGAACGCTTTGACAAGGGCGTCCGGCGGTTGCGCGGCCTGCCTGCCGGCGAACCGGGCGTGAACCGCGTCACGGTCTATCTGATGCGGTCGAGCCTTTTCCGCGACATCACGTCGAGCCGTTCCATCGGCGGCTTCTACCACAGCGCGTCGAACGGTTCGGTGGCGTTCCTCCCCACCACCGGAACCGGCATCAGCCCGCAGCAGACGCTGTTCCACGAATATACGCACCATCTGTTTTCGGTGGCGTGGTCGAACATCGCCATTCCGGGCTGGCTGAGCGAGGGCATGGCCGAACTGCATGCGACTGCCGAAGTGCGTTCGGACGGGTCGATGGTTTTCGGTCGGGAGCCTTCCTATCGCACCGGCTCGCTGCGCAATCTCGACAATGATCAGATCACGGCGATGCTCACGGCCAACACCGAAGAAAGCGGCGTCTATATCTATTACACCGCCGGCTGGCTGCTCACACACTACCTGACCTTCGATCCCGAGCGTGACGGGCAGCTGTCCAATTACATCGTCGCGATCAACAGCGGCCAGTCGCTCGAAGAAGCAGCCGAAACCGCCTTTGGCGACACGCGCAAGTTCGAATCGGATCTGGCGCGCTATCGTCGCGGAACCAGCCTGCCCGCCGTTGCCGTTCCCGCCGAGGACATCCAGATCGGCGACGTGACGGTGCGGCCGCTGACGCCGGGCGAACGCGCCACGATCGAATGGGCGATCCGCTCGCGCAGCGGCGTCGACGAGGAAGAGGCGGAAGAGGTCTATGCCGCGCTCAAGCCGCTGGCCGAAACCTATAGCGGCGACGCACTGGCACAGCGCGCTTTCGCGGAAGCGGCCTTCGACAAAGGCGCGTTCGACGATGTCATCGTCGCCGCGGACCGGGCGATCGCCGCCGATCCGTCGCTCGGCAGCGTCTATGCCTACAAGGCGCGGGCGATGATGGAAGCGCCCGAAAGCTATGCCGATATCGACGACGCGACCTGGATCGACATTCGCCGCGTCATTGTTGCCGGGCTGCAGGCCGACCCGGACAATGCCGAGCTGCTGTGGCTCTACTACCGGTCCTTCGCCGAAGCCGGAACTAGCCCGCACGTGATCGCCGTCCAGCGCCTCTACCGCGCGTTCGAGATTCAGCCGCAATACCCGCCGCTGCGCATGGCAACGGCCTATCAGCTGCTGACTGACGGCAAGGCCGCGGAAGCCCGCGCAGTGCTGCGTCCGCTGGCATTCAGCGTGCACGAAAGCGCGGCGACGAAGCGCGCCCGCAAGATCGTCGACGCCATCGACGAAGGCGATCTCGACAAGGCGCTCGCCACTGCCGAGGAAGGCGCGGAGGCAGGTCCCGAGGACGAGGAACCCACGGACGGGGAGCCCAATAGCTCGCAGGTCATGCGTACCTTCGGGCAAGCGGGGTTGAACGCGGCGGCGAATTGA
- a CDS encoding primosomal protein N': MPGNRARVIVMNNALGPLDYRVPQGMHVEPGSIVVAPLGPRQLLGVVWEPERLQTEEVGDNRLRNLIGVVDAPPIPAPLRRLVEWTADYYLAPLPSVLRMCLSSSAALEGSPTIVEYRATGLVPDRMTPQREQALERIGDRQGLVRELASIADVSDAVIRGLVKVGAIEAVMVEADTPYPPPDPNFAPPDLSPDQASVASILRQAIGAGEFQPFLLDGVTGSGKTEVYFEAIAAALAAGKQSLVLLPEIALTEPFLTRFTKRFGCEPVAWHSDLRQSQRRRAWRAIASGEAKVAVGARSALFLPFSDLGLIVVDEAHETSFKQEDGVHYHARDVAVMRGLFEQAPVVLATATPAIETRHQVQLGRYEELKLPGRYGPADLPHVEAIDMIQEPPDRGRWLAPRLVKGMAATLERGEQVLLFLNRRGYAPLTLCRVCGHRLQCPNCTAWMVEHRLLGRLACHHCGHSYPTPRECPECESENSLAACGPGVERVADEVRELFPDKKVAIVTSDTLWSPQKAAEFVQRMEHGDIDIVVGTQLVTKGYHFPNLTLVGVVDADLGLGGGDLRAAERTFQQICQVSGRAGRGEKPGTVLIQTHCPDADVMKALVTGDSETFYQAETEARRDAHAPPFGRYAAIIVSSEDKAAAEETARRIGKSRPEMEEMHVFGPAPAPLAMLRGRHRFRLLVHAKRAFDVQDVIREWLGGLEWPSKVRVAVDVDPYSFL; encoded by the coding sequence ATGCCCGGTAATCGCGCCCGCGTCATCGTTATGAACAATGCGCTTGGTCCGCTCGACTATCGCGTGCCGCAGGGCATGCATGTCGAGCCCGGGTCGATTGTCGTCGCACCGCTCGGTCCCCGTCAATTGCTCGGCGTCGTCTGGGAGCCAGAGCGGCTCCAGACCGAGGAAGTCGGCGACAACCGGCTGCGCAATCTGATCGGCGTGGTCGATGCCCCGCCCATCCCCGCACCGCTTCGCCGACTGGTCGAATGGACGGCGGACTATTATCTGGCTCCGCTGCCTTCTGTGCTGCGCATGTGCCTTTCGTCGAGCGCCGCGCTCGAAGGGTCGCCGACCATCGTCGAATATCGCGCGACGGGGCTGGTCCCCGACCGGATGACGCCGCAGCGCGAACAGGCGCTCGAACGGATCGGCGACCGGCAGGGGCTGGTACGCGAGCTCGCCTCCATCGCCGACGTTTCCGACGCCGTCATCCGCGGGCTGGTGAAGGTGGGTGCGATCGAGGCGGTGATGGTCGAGGCCGACACGCCCTATCCGCCGCCCGATCCCAATTTCGCACCGCCCGACCTTTCGCCCGATCAGGCATCGGTGGCGAGCATATTGCGGCAGGCGATCGGCGCGGGTGAGTTCCAGCCCTTCCTGCTCGACGGCGTGACCGGATCGGGCAAGACCGAAGTCTATTTCGAAGCGATCGCGGCGGCGCTCGCGGCGGGCAAGCAATCGCTCGTCCTGCTCCCCGAAATCGCGCTGACCGAACCGTTCCTGACGCGCTTCACCAAACGCTTCGGCTGCGAGCCGGTCGCCTGGCATTCGGACCTTCGCCAGTCGCAGCGCCGTCGCGCGTGGCGCGCCATCGCCAGCGGCGAGGCGAAGGTCGCGGTCGGCGCGCGATCGGCATTGTTCCTGCCCTTTTCCGATCTCGGGCTGATCGTCGTCGACGAAGCGCATGAAACAAGCTTCAAACAGGAAGACGGCGTCCATTATCACGCCCGCGACGTCGCGGTGATGCGGGGCCTATTCGAACAGGCGCCGGTGGTGCTCGCCACCGCCACGCCCGCGATCGAGACGCGTCATCAGGTCCAGCTCGGCCGCTATGAGGAACTCAAGCTCCCTGGTCGCTACGGCCCGGCCGATTTGCCGCATGTCGAGGCGATCGACATGATCCAGGAGCCGCCCGATCGCGGCCGCTGGCTCGCCCCGCGGCTGGTGAAGGGGATGGCGGCGACGCTCGAGCGCGGCGAGCAGGTGCTGCTGTTCCTCAACCGGCGCGGCTATGCGCCGCTCACATTGTGCCGCGTCTGCGGACATCGGCTGCAATGCCCCAATTGTACGGCCTGGATGGTCGAGCATCGCCTGCTCGGCCGCCTCGCCTGCCACCATTGCGGGCACAGCTATCCCACGCCGCGCGAATGCCCCGAATGCGAATCGGAGAATTCGCTTGCCGCCTGCGGCCCCGGCGTCGAGCGCGTGGCGGACGAAGTACGCGAGTTGTTCCCCGACAAGAAGGTCGCGATCGTCACTTCGGACACGCTCTGGTCGCCGCAAAAGGCCGCCGAGTTCGTCCAGCGGATGGAGCATGGCGATATCGACATCGTCGTCGGCACCCAGCTCGTCACCAAGGGCTATCATTTCCCCAATCTGACGCTGGTCGGCGTGGTCGATGCCGATCTCGGTCTGGGCGGCGGCGACCTGCGCGCGGCCGAACGGACCTTTCAGCAGATATGCCAGGTGTCAGGCCGCGCGGGGCGCGGCGAAAAGCCCGGCACCGTCCTCATCCAGACGCATTGCCCCGACGCCGATGTGATGAAGGCGCTGGTGACGGGGGACAGCGAGACCTTCTACCAGGCCGAGACCGAGGCGCGCCGCGACGCCCATGCCCCGCCCTTCGGCCGCTATGCCGCGATCATCGTCTCTTCGGAGGACAAGGCGGCAGCGGAGGAAACCGCGCGCCGCATCGGCAAGTCGCGGCCCGAAATGGAGGAAATGCACGTCTTCGGCCCCGCCCCCGCGCCGCTGGCGATGCTGCGCGGCCGCCACCGTTTCCGCCTGCTCGTCCACGCCAAACGCGCCTTCGACGTGCAGGACGTGATCCGCGAATGGCTCGGCGGACTAGAATGGCCGTCCAAGGTTCGGGTTGCAGTTGACGTCGACCCGTATAGTTTCCTCTGA
- a CDS encoding DEAD/DEAH box helicase — translation MTDFASLGLAETTLAALAAKGYSQATPIQAQAIPALLEGQDLLGIAQTGTGKTAAFMLPSIERLMASGKRPQPRGCRMLVLAPTRELAAQIAESAGGYAKGTPLKVATVFGGTSINKNRQDLARGVDILIATPGRLVDLMDNCHCVLASLEIFVLDEADQMMDLGFIHALRKIVRELPAKRQSLFFSATMPKTIRQLAGEFLRPDPVEVKVTPVATTAERVDQFVTFVNQKEKQALLTMKLSDLDIDRAIVFTRTKHGADRVVRQLAGNGIAANAIHGNKSQPQRERALGQFRSGDVKILVATDIAARGIDVSGVSHVFNFELPNVPEQYVHRIGRTARAGNDGVAISFCAPDEKPYLRDIERLTRQKVMADRLPDDFVARAEALRASAVPVKESRDQQNGRRGRDMQRDGKPEGNRRSRTGPGRPRRTGGIDGKRYDAQPAAEGARPQRGQGGRPQRTEEGRPARAEGNRDQPRGDRRPREDRAAQGESRRSEGPRRQDGERRRNGNPDGGRPQGQRNGAGRGGPRRGSGGGNRPQRNG, via the coding sequence ATGACCGATTTCGCATCGCTCGGCCTTGCCGAGACCACACTCGCCGCGCTTGCCGCCAAGGGCTATAGCCAGGCCACGCCGATCCAGGCACAGGCCATTCCCGCGCTGCTCGAAGGGCAGGACCTGCTGGGCATCGCCCAGACCGGCACCGGCAAAACCGCGGCCTTCATGCTGCCCTCGATCGAGCGGCTGATGGCGTCGGGCAAGCGCCCGCAGCCGCGCGGTTGCCGCATGCTCGTTCTCGCCCCCACCCGCGAACTCGCCGCGCAGATCGCCGAAAGCGCGGGCGGCTATGCCAAGGGTACGCCGCTCAAGGTCGCCACGGTGTTCGGCGGCACTTCGATCAACAAGAACCGTCAGGATCTGGCGCGCGGCGTCGACATTCTGATCGCCACGCCGGGCCGGCTGGTCGACCTGATGGATAATTGCCATTGCGTGCTGGCCAGCCTGGAAATCTTCGTCCTCGACGAAGCCGACCAGATGATGGACCTCGGCTTCATCCACGCGCTGCGCAAGATCGTGCGCGAACTGCCCGCCAAGCGCCAGTCGCTGTTCTTTTCGGCAACGATGCCCAAGACGATCCGCCAGCTTGCCGGCGAATTCCTGCGTCCCGATCCGGTCGAAGTGAAGGTGACGCCCGTCGCAACCACCGCCGAGCGCGTCGACCAGTTCGTCACCTTCGTCAACCAGAAGGAAAAACAGGCGCTACTGACGATGAAGCTGAGCGATCTCGACATCGATCGCGCGATCGTCTTCACCCGTACGAAGCACGGCGCCGACCGCGTCGTCCGTCAACTCGCGGGCAATGGTATCGCCGCCAACGCGATCCACGGCAACAAGAGCCAGCCGCAGCGCGAGCGCGCGCTCGGCCAGTTCCGCTCGGGCGACGTCAAGATCCTGGTCGCGACCGACATCGCCGCGCGCGGCATCGATGTGTCGGGCGTCAGCCATGTCTTCAATTTCGAACTGCCCAACGTGCCCGAACAATATGTGCACCGCATCGGTCGTACCGCGCGCGCGGGCAATGACGGCGTCGCAATCAGCTTCTGCGCACCCGACGAGAAGCCCTATCTGCGCGACATCGAACGGCTGACCCGGCAGAAGGTGATGGCGGACCGCCTGCCCGACGATTTCGTCGCGCGCGCCGAAGCGCTGCGCGCCAGCGCGGTGCCGGTGAAGGAAAGCCGCGACCAGCAGAATGGCCGCCGCGGCCGTGACATGCAGCGCGACGGCAAGCCCGAGGGCAACCGCCGCTCGCGAACCGGCCCCGGCCGTCCGCGCCGCACCGGTGGAATCGACGGCAAACGCTATGACGCGCAGCCTGCCGCAGAGGGCGCCCGCCCGCAGCGCGGTCAGGGCGGACGTCCGCAGCGTACCGAAGAGGGCCGTCCGGCCCGCGCCGAAGGCAATCGCGATCAACCGCGCGGCGACCGCAGACCGCGCGAGGATCGCGCCGCTCAGGGCGAATCGCGCCGTTCGGAAGGCCCGCGCCGCCAGGATGGTGAGCGTCGCCGCAACGGCAACCCGGACGGCGGCCGTCCGCAGGGCCAGCGCAATGGCGCCGGTCGCGGCGGTCCGCGGCGTGGCTCGGGCGGCGGCAACCGCCCGCAGCGCAACGGCTGA
- a CDS encoding PilZ domain-containing protein — protein sequence MLVGKVEILGNVDRRGAIRFDVGAASTLRAGDGRPLEVIVEDFSRTGFRFLADLSLPVDTLVSLGLSGAGARLACIVWRDGRAHGCMFLEPLTQEEITRAFRGQDEIVADLAASLEQRAVDRTGRPAPEEDGGKPNGEIGGGRLRRLFRRPEDDENR from the coding sequence ATGCTTGTCGGCAAAGTCGAAATTCTGGGAAATGTCGATCGACGCGGTGCTATCCGCTTCGATGTCGGCGCCGCCAGCACGTTGCGGGCCGGGGACGGACGGCCGCTTGAAGTCATCGTCGAGGATTTTTCGAGGACCGGTTTCCGCTTCCTTGCCGATCTGTCGCTGCCGGTCGATACGCTGGTGTCGCTTGGCCTCTCCGGTGCAGGCGCGCGGCTCGCCTGCATCGTCTGGCGCGACGGGCGCGCGCATGGCTGCATGTTTCTCGAACCGTTGACGCAGGAAGAGATCACGCGCGCCTTTCGTGGCCAGGACGAAATCGTTGCCGATCTTGCCGCTTCGCTCGAACAACGCGCCGTCGACCGTACGGGGCGGCCCGCGCCGGAGGAGGATGGCGGGAAGCCCAACGGCGAGATCGGCGGCGGCCGTCTGCGCCGGTTGTTCCGACGTCCCGAAGACGACGAGAATCGCTAG
- a CDS encoding energy transducer TonB: MLASFKMAIAAGLLVLGGNTGEQNVPEGARWAAKVSAKLDNAVAFDADRIGPHLHGTTRLSFRIGTDGKATDINVVRSSGNDWLDRRAAGKLRMIGKLPEAPAWIRERTLYADISQGFDDPRYNVRVSGVAMLQ; this comes from the coding sequence ATGTTGGCAAGCTTCAAAATGGCAATCGCCGCGGGTCTCCTCGTGCTCGGGGGCAACACGGGAGAGCAGAATGTTCCAGAAGGAGCGCGCTGGGCGGCAAAGGTGAGCGCAAAGCTCGACAATGCCGTTGCGTTCGATGCGGACCGGATCGGGCCGCATCTGCACGGTACGACGCGACTGTCGTTCCGCATCGGCACCGACGGAAAGGCGACCGACATCAACGTCGTGCGCTCGTCGGGCAATGACTGGCTCGATCGGCGCGCGGCGGGCAAGCTGCGGATGATCGGCAAACTGCCCGAGGCACCGGCCTGGATTCGCGAGCGGACGCTCTATGCGGATATCAGCCAGGGTTTCGACGATCCGCGCTACAATGTGCGGGTCTCGGGTGTCGCGATGCTGCAGTAA